Proteins encoded within one genomic window of Mycolicibacterium aubagnense:
- a CDS encoding MerR family transcriptional regulator, translating into MYGITVAAELSGAPTQSLRLWERHGLLAPARTDGGTRRYSADDVARIARIVALVASGVNIAGIGRILDLEDDNSALRKAADRRGRSK; encoded by the coding sequence GTGTACGGGATCACGGTGGCTGCGGAACTGTCCGGTGCGCCAACACAATCACTCCGGCTGTGGGAGCGCCATGGCCTTCTCGCGCCGGCGCGCACCGACGGCGGTACCCGCCGCTACAGCGCTGACGACGTGGCCCGCATCGCGCGGATCGTCGCCCTGGTCGCCTCAGGAGTCAATATCGCCGGAATCGGCAGGATTCTCGACTTGGAGGACGACAACAGCGCGCTGCGCAAGGCCGCGGACCGCCGCGGCCGTTCGAAGTGA
- a CDS encoding heme-binding protein yields MKFSIRFTGLIPVLAAVPVCFSLAMPTTAAAETECSPESVANTVSSATGAASNYLTAHPDANQVVVAAYSQPRPQASANLRAYFTAHPQQYQDLRGILAPIGDTQQRCNVTVLSPELATAYAEFMAG; encoded by the coding sequence ATGAAGTTTTCAATTCGATTCACCGGCCTGATCCCGGTACTGGCTGCAGTACCGGTCTGCTTCAGCCTGGCGATGCCGACGACAGCCGCCGCGGAAACTGAGTGCAGTCCGGAATCCGTTGCCAATACCGTCAGCTCGGCCACCGGGGCGGCCAGCAATTACCTGACAGCGCACCCCGACGCCAATCAGGTTGTGGTGGCGGCATATTCGCAGCCCCGGCCACAGGCGTCGGCCAACCTCCGGGCGTACTTCACAGCGCATCCGCAGCAGTATCAGGACCTGCGCGGGATTCTGGCACCGATCGGTGACACTCAGCAGCGGTGCAACGTGACAGTGCTGTCGCCCGAATTGGCCACTGCCTACGCCGAATTCATGGCCGGATAG
- a CDS encoding MDR family MFS transporter, whose protein sequence is MTTRNPADVAEAAPGIRQRNFVFLAVVLGMLLAALDQTIVATALPTVVSDLGGAGHQSWVVTSYLLASTIVTAVVGKLGDIFGRKRVFQVAILLFLAGSVLCGLSQSMAMLVASRALQGLGGGAITVTAVAVIGEVIPLRERGKYQGALGAVFGVTTVVGPLLGGLFTDHLGWRWAFWINVPVAVVVVAIAAAAIPELARAGRPVVDYAGIVLVGLGAAGLTLATSWGGTTYAWGSAVIIGLFVASVLALVGFVMVERRAPEPILPIRLFANPVFTVCCVLSFVVGFAMLGALTFLPTYMQFVDGVSATASGLRTLPMVAGLLVTSLGSGAIVGRTGQYRIFPIAGTAIMALGFVLLSRMDADTSTLTQSLFLLILGTGIGLSMQVLILVVQNTVDFSDLGVATSGVTFFRTIGSSFGAAIFGSMFANFLGERIPSAIRASGAPPEAATSPKALHSLPHETAAPIINAYADSLSHVFLLAAPVAVVGFVLALFLKQVPLRDAAASGSTDMGEGFGMPTTESPEKLLEVAVGRLLQHSNGIDLEAVARTSNSRLGTAQLWALMLIYRYAAVTGAADLLDIADDRRVPRQVLEPTFDRLVTTGFATRAGTEYSLTPAGSAEVGSARNVISSWITETLTQSDEFQGVPERIHVQSALDRIARGVLVERESARRESRPPKLGPPQRYIAEQPTTRMRAPRPEEPPTRPLRAHATMPRN, encoded by the coding sequence ATGACCACTCGTAACCCCGCTGACGTGGCGGAAGCGGCCCCCGGCATCCGGCAGCGCAACTTCGTGTTCCTCGCCGTCGTCCTCGGCATGCTGCTGGCCGCCCTCGACCAGACCATCGTGGCGACCGCGCTGCCGACCGTGGTCTCCGACCTCGGCGGCGCGGGCCACCAGTCCTGGGTCGTCACGAGTTACCTGCTCGCCTCGACGATCGTGACTGCAGTGGTCGGAAAGCTCGGCGACATCTTCGGCCGCAAGCGGGTCTTCCAGGTCGCCATCCTGCTGTTCTTGGCCGGGTCCGTGTTGTGCGGACTCTCGCAGTCGATGGCGATGCTGGTCGCTTCGCGCGCGCTGCAGGGCCTGGGCGGTGGCGCGATCACCGTGACGGCCGTGGCGGTGATCGGCGAGGTCATCCCGTTGCGTGAAAGAGGCAAGTACCAAGGCGCTCTGGGCGCGGTGTTCGGTGTCACGACGGTCGTCGGCCCACTGCTCGGCGGGTTGTTCACCGACCATCTGGGCTGGCGCTGGGCGTTCTGGATCAACGTGCCGGTGGCCGTGGTGGTCGTCGCGATCGCGGCAGCGGCCATCCCCGAGTTGGCCCGCGCAGGCAGGCCGGTCGTCGACTACGCGGGCATAGTCCTGGTCGGGCTCGGCGCCGCGGGTCTGACGTTGGCGACCAGCTGGGGCGGAACCACCTACGCGTGGGGTTCAGCGGTGATAATCGGGCTGTTCGTCGCCTCGGTCCTGGCACTCGTCGGCTTCGTCATGGTGGAACGCCGTGCGCCCGAACCGATTCTGCCGATCCGCTTGTTCGCCAACCCCGTCTTCACGGTGTGCTGTGTGCTGTCGTTCGTCGTCGGGTTCGCGATGCTGGGTGCGCTGACGTTCCTGCCCACCTACATGCAGTTCGTCGACGGCGTCTCGGCCACCGCGTCGGGACTGCGCACCCTGCCGATGGTGGCCGGTCTGCTCGTCACCTCGTTGGGCAGTGGCGCAATCGTGGGCCGCACCGGGCAATACCGAATTTTCCCGATCGCCGGCACCGCCATCATGGCGCTGGGGTTCGTGCTGCTGTCGCGGATGGATGCCGACACCTCGACGCTGACCCAGTCACTGTTCCTGTTGATCCTCGGCACCGGCATCGGGCTGAGCATGCAGGTGCTGATTCTGGTGGTGCAGAACACCGTCGACTTTTCCGACCTGGGCGTCGCCACCTCGGGTGTGACGTTCTTCCGCACCATCGGAAGTTCATTCGGCGCGGCGATTTTCGGCTCGATGTTCGCGAATTTCCTCGGCGAGCGCATCCCGTCGGCCATCCGGGCCAGCGGCGCACCACCCGAGGCGGCGACATCTCCGAAGGCGCTGCACAGCCTCCCGCACGAGACCGCCGCGCCGATCATCAACGCCTACGCCGACTCCCTGAGTCACGTGTTTCTGTTGGCGGCGCCGGTCGCCGTCGTCGGCTTCGTCCTCGCGCTGTTCCTCAAGCAGGTGCCGCTGCGTGACGCCGCTGCCAGCGGCAGCACCGACATGGGTGAGGGTTTCGGCATGCCGACCACCGAGTCGCCGGAGAAACTCCTCGAAGTCGCTGTCGGCCGGTTGTTGCAGCACAGCAACGGCATTGACCTCGAAGCGGTGGCGCGCACCTCGAACAGCCGGCTGGGCACCGCACAGTTGTGGGCGTTGATGCTGATCTACCGGTACGCGGCGGTGACCGGTGCGGCAGACCTGCTCGACATCGCCGACGACCGGCGGGTGCCCCGGCAGGTCCTCGAACCGACCTTCGACCGGTTGGTCACCACCGGATTTGCCACGCGCGCGGGAACCGAATACTCATTGACGCCCGCGGGCTCTGCCGAGGTGGGTTCAGCGCGCAATGTCATCTCGAGCTGGATCACCGAAACCCTCACGCAGTCAGACGAATTCCAGGGCGTGCCCGAGCGCATTCATGTCCAGAGCGCACTGGACCGTATTGCCCGCGGTGTGCTCGTCGAACGGGAGTCGGCCCGGCGCGAGAGTCGGCCGCCGAAACTCGGCCCACCGCAGCGGTATATCGCCGAGCAGCCCACCACGCGGATGCGCGCGCCCCGGCCCGAAGAGCCACCGACTCGACCACTCCGCGCGCACGCCACCATGCCCCGCAACTGA
- a CDS encoding type 1 glutamine amidotransferase domain-containing protein, which produces MLKELQGRRIAILAADGVERVELDEPRAAVEEAGGSVEVLSVKSGEIQAHNHDLEPAGSIAVDRTVGEVGVDAFDALILPGGTVNPDKLRLDDAAVTFVGDFVRSGKPVAAICHGPWTLVEADVVRGRTVTSYPSLRTDLRNAGATVVDQAVCIDGNLITSRSPSDLPAFCEAITEALASSPAQT; this is translated from the coding sequence GTGCTCAAGGAACTGCAAGGCCGACGAATCGCCATCCTCGCCGCCGACGGAGTCGAGAGAGTCGAGCTCGATGAACCACGCGCCGCGGTCGAGGAGGCCGGCGGCTCCGTCGAAGTGCTGTCGGTGAAGTCCGGCGAAATCCAGGCCCACAACCACGACCTGGAACCAGCGGGCAGCATCGCGGTGGACCGGACCGTCGGCGAGGTCGGGGTCGACGCGTTCGATGCGCTGATCCTGCCGGGCGGCACGGTCAACCCCGACAAACTGCGGCTCGACGATGCCGCGGTGACGTTCGTCGGCGACTTCGTCCGCTCCGGTAAGCCTGTCGCCGCCATTTGTCACGGCCCGTGGACCCTCGTCGAAGCCGACGTCGTCCGCGGCCGCACGGTGACCAGCTATCCCAGCCTTCGCACCGACCTTCGTAACGCCGGAGCCACCGTCGTCGATCAAGCAGTGTGTATCGACGGCAATCTCATCACCAGCCGTTCGCCCTCCGACCTACCGGCGTTCTGCGAGGCAATCACCGAGGCGTTGGCGAGCAGTCCGGCCCAGACCTGA